In Coffea eugenioides isolate CCC68of chromosome 4, Ceug_1.0, whole genome shotgun sequence, the genomic stretch TAAAACTGACAGTATATAAATTGAGGAGGTGTTGGATATCAGTTTCTTTGatcttttttttgtctttttcccCTCTGAAAGCTTCCCTTGTTTCACTATGAGCCTTAGCCATCACACCAGGATTTCTAATCATCTCGGAAACCGCCCACTCTATAGTGGTaaatggattgtcaattacccCAACAAGCATATCCCGCACCAAATTCAATGACAAAATTCTTtgttaaaaactaaaaagtaatgataataaaacaaaaaaaaaaaaaggttgagcTACCACTTACGAGAATAACAGCTttgatattatatttggtgATCGGAACTTGATATTTACAGCTTGCTTGAATTCTTAGCAGGACATCAACTAGATCTTCATGACCTAACTGACCAGTGGCTGCTTTTGTTCCTTCTAGTTTGTCAATATGCTGTTCAATAAtgttttccaaatatttatcTTAGCTCATAGCGGATATTCAGAAGTTGAGTCTTCACAGAAAATGGGGGGTGAAGAATAGTGGATGATGGAAACAGATCAGAAACATCGAAGCCACCTGTTAAGGGAACTATTTGTTTGAGTAGTTGTAAGAGGCTCGTCTTTGCTTACTTTCCCAAATGCTGCTCTGCAAACCACAGAACTCGTGTATGAAGACGCCAAAGTCTTGATCGATGAATTAGGCGCAAAGCCTCATCTTGCCGAATAGATTCAAATGATCTGACATTTTTAGCGCTCAGAAGTTCCAAGGTGCATGCATATTTACGCATTTGTCTCCAAAAGCCACCATATTCACAGAGCACCATGTCTAAACAATTATAGTCTAAGATTTCTCCAGCTCGAAATTGAGTGCGATTTGCAAAGGCAAGATCATGAGTTTTCATGATCTCTTTTGCCAACCGTGGTGACGAGACCACAACTGAACAAATTTCACCTAGCTGAAGGTGCATTAGGGCTCCATGTTTTTGAGCTAATTTTCGGAGAGCATGATGGGTGGGAATCCTATCAAATGATGCAAGTGTCCTATAAAAGGTAGTTTCCATGGAGATGGTGGCAGTTTTTGGGCTACTTTTGGTCTCCTCAACCCCTCAAAACAAAGcataggaaaagaaaggaagcaatGAAGTTGACAGGAACTTCCATTGGATGGTTTTCTTCTTGTACGCTCTCTTTACAGTTTGCGGTATCTGCTGTATATAGAAACTTAAACATATATTTAAGGATAGGGAAAATTCCACttttcatccccaaactttggatTAGGGGGCATAtttcatccccaaactttgTGGTGCAACAAATTTAGTACATGAATTATCAATTTTTGGACACAACTAGTCCAGAAACGGTAAGTTTGATGAATTTACATGGAAAAGGCTCACGTGACCAGCACGCGATCATGATTGGCTTGTTAATACAGTTCTTTGTTAATGGAAATGGTGACAATTTGTTCAAATTGGCTTGTTAATATAGTTCTTTATATTTACAGTGCTTAATAGATCATCACAACTTGAATTTCTACTATTTTATATATTACCAACTCTTTTGGGCAATGGAATTTACTCTAATAATTGGATTTGTTTAGCTGGCCTGTTTTTGCCATGctttagaaaattaaaatacgtgtttggatagaagattatttaaattttttttttttgaataagatTGTAgtagttttatttttgatatAATATATGAGATTGAAAATTGTGTGTGCGACATAAGCAAAACagtttttgcaaaattttttttctcaagcATGCTATCCAAACAGAGCCTTGTCCATTTGGAAGGTATGTTTTTCGAGTGTTTGTCCAAAACTTTATAGTTAACTTATTGTTGCTGTTTTAGAAGAATGTTGATGTTTGTTCAAAACACGCAAAACATCCTCTATTTTTCAAAATACCATCTTCCTTATCCCTTGTGACCCACCAACAGCCACCACTACCCCACTCCGCCACTAGTAACCTACTTAATGTAACCTTGTTCTTGATATTCTCTAAAACTTGTAGGTGTCCTAGAGTATTACTGTAGGTTGTGTTTTAAACAAACCATTATGGTCCTGCAGGTTTGCGTTTTATTGCGCCCAACTTGTACCAAACAGCTTGTGTTACTCGTTTTGTACCGTTTTAAAgggtgacttttttttttttttttttttttttttctcttcttcaggATTTGTTTATAAAATATTGTCACACCGGAAGATGCATCCTCGTTAGCTATTTCTACTCTTCCATTAGACAAAAACTTTCGAGACTGTTTCGAGACAAAACTTTCCCAAAATGCTTAAGATACCATCTAAATATTGGAAAACCATTAAACAAAGAAATAGATAAAGGGTCAGTCTATGGCTGTTgtaagagggaaaaaaaaaagggctgaaatatgagaaatgtcTCTAAATTGGAAAATTAATACGGTGCCTAATTTAAGATCTCTCCTGCAAAAAATTCAATTATAGATGTGCAAAGAAGCAAACTTTGGGCATCAAAATCGGCCGCTAAGTTGAGGAACTGATTCCATACGTTGTCTTGATCGTCTGTTTGACCCAGAAAACTGCCTATGAAAatatgcacaaaaaaaaaaaattatgcctTCCTGGTCTCACAGTTGTCAATTTTGATCATTCAGATTTATGCCTTCTAGCGTGTGTTAGGGCAGTGTAACAGTCGTGGGTGAATGAATTAGAATTCGAAGGCGCCAAAGTTGTACTTGAAGCCACAGATATAAATGGTCATCTTAGGTATAAAATATTAACCAAAGTTTGTTTGACGAGTCACGAGTGTGCCTCGTTAAGAAGTAGTTCAAgtgttaaatttttaaaaaagtaaatttaattaaagaaaatgtataaattcaaaaaaaataattataagagTGTACATTTAACTCGGCCAGCATGGCGATACCATAACGCCTAATTTAAGGCTTCCAATAAATGTTAACATGAAGTTGAAGGCATGATCTAGATTTGTTTCCAGGATAAATTGATGTAGTGAAGTGTACAAATAAACTGGTTCAATTGATTGATTAACTTAAGTAATTAAAATCACATAAGATATTTGGACGTGATTAGTTAATTATTAGTGATGGGTAAAAATTGTATAAAATGGTGCCTTGTCAAGCAAATTCGTCAAACAAAGCAAAGTTATTGTACATACTAACCAATAAATAAAGACATATATGAGGTCATTATAACTCAACACTTTAACATAATTTTTTTGACATGCAACATGCATTTTTCTACTTACACtataaacaagaataaaaaatgcattttactttgaatttttcttgtttATATTGCCGTTAAGTAACTAATACTGATAAAACTTTACCATCTTTTTCGCTTTTTCACTTGTCATGCAAATCTTGACTTTTATCTTTTATCAAGTATTCATATTTATCATGTAAGACTTGATTTCTATCAAGTATTCATATTCTCTGATAATTAGATGAAAATAAGTTTAAATTACATTACGTTACATATCCCGTAAATATTGAAGGAAAAGTAAGAATATTGTTTGGGATTATTTTCATGTTAagctattatttatttttacttaaaTTACATTGTGTTTGAAAAAAGAACTTGAtgagtaaaattttaaaaataaaaaaataagagcaTGTATAATTAGTATACGAGAAATTATTAAATCCAAGGCCAATTTTATGAATTATGAAAACTTGTTGAACTAatgtgagagagagaaagaaatagAGAAGAATGTGAGTGAGTAGGAAAAAACCTTAATTGGAGAGAGAATAAGAGGATTAATTAGAGTTTAGTAAtctaaagaaaatcaagaaaaatatatgGAAGTTGACTGATTGAAAATAATATTggtatttgagaaaaaattgcTCTAACAGAACTATTGTACTGCTCTAAAAATGTCGCTAACCAACACAATTAGGTATTTGATCCTAAAATTGGCAAAGCTGGCTTCATGCCAAGCGAAGTAGATGCAGACACACAGTTATTCGCAATGTTTTTAAACCCGAATTGGATAGTGAACCGGAAAACCTTTCGGTTCACAGTTCGACTCCGGTTtaaaggtttaataattttttattcattttagtattaagaattttgaataaaactaaaatatttattttagaaaataaatacttaataaAAACCAGTTGAACCTCCTGATTTTTACCAGTTTTTACCGGTTCAACCGATTTGTGACCGGTTTTAACTGGTTCAATTAATTCTTTGATTTTTTAATTGAATCAGACCGGAGGCATGGCAGGTTCACGGTTCAACCATCAAACCAGTCTATCCGGTttggttttcaaaacattggttaTTCTGGAAAAAGTGCTTCAAAACTCCGAAATTTGTGTTCCACGAGAAGTAAATCAGACATTCCCGGTTTAGTGCCAGTTTAAAGGGCCTTTTGCCCTCcatagaaccaaaaaaaaaaagaaaaaagcagaCATTCCTAACGGTGGCTAAGGCGTTTTATTACTCAGCCTACTGTGCTTGGCAAACTATTGAAGCTCACATATCTAAAGTATTTTTTGAGCCAATTCTATTATTCTAATTTATCAACTTTCACGGATCCATTATTTTATATATGTTTATGCAATTGAATCTATAACTAATGAATTCTATTGGACTAATTCCATTTTGCACTCCCAAACTTGTATTTCATTCTTTATATtctaaatttcagttttgaatGCTTTACACCCTAACCTCTCATATTTCTCCTACTCAAGTCCCAACCAATAATTGCGTTAGCAAAATTGACGAAATATATTGAGTACCGTGCACTCGATTTCATAACATAAAATTTAAGGCAAAACTTAATATTGTATGCCATTGTAATGATCCGCTTGTACAAACACTTTAATTTAGATAAAGctatgaagaaaaaaaataaagacaaAAAAGCAATTACCCTAGTAGGAAATCAAGAAAGTAACTTGTAAAAGCACTACAACTTACGAGGACTAAGTTACTAAATTAAAAGCATTATATGGACAATATTTTGCGTATCgcaatttgtttggattgtgttttatttccccaattttatctgcttacatcatcattacaatttccaatacacctttttatctcacatacatcacatcacaaaaagtgctacaataaaaatattccaaataaaacacaatccaaacaaacccacgAGGACCAAATAGCATATGTTGACCAcctctaataaagaaaaaaaaaacatgcaatttagGGTAAATCTAATCCACCCTTTTTTGATTCATTTTAGGCACATTTGTTATTCATTTATTAGAACATTATGCATCTCACATTTCCAACCGGATTCAACTTGGCATTATTGAGGTAATTTTATGAGATTGAGGGGTGTAAAGAAATTGCTCATTGAATGTTTGGTTTAGACTCGGTCAACACCGAGTCAGACATAAATATCTCTGGTTAACTTTTATAGTCATGTGAATTAAAAGATACTCGACTTATAGATTAGCTAAGCCTagtaatatatatttatgtaatttattttttatagtaTTCATTAAAGTAAAAGTCTATTTTatcattaaaaaattttatttgagcTCGATTAGGCTTAAAATTCGAGATTGGCTAAAGTCAAACTTCAGCTAGTAGATAGATTGAGGGTGCGTTTGATGAaactaaaatctgaaatctgaaatctgaagttttgaattcattaaattattgaattgttaagttgCAAATCTAATGCATTTGAGTATATCACATTTAGTGATacgtgaatagtttatcacttatttttcaaaataagttTTGCCTAGGAGATTCAGtgctacttaattaattcagatattcaatttttggtcATCAAACGTATCCGAACatgttaaaatttgaatccaGTAAAGTTTCGAAGTATCAAGGGAAGATACAATAAGGTGTAAGAAaacatttctttttcccatACACAGGGGAGGATGCCACCCttatattttattaaaataaaattaaaaaatgtagGGAGACATAAATCTTACTGCCAAAACACAATGgcaaatttacaaaaaataaataaggaatATTACTCCCTTACACCATAAAAAGCAATACAGTTCCTAAATGATGAAACTTGTAACTTATCCATTCTAATAGCACCGCCACCCATGTAATAATTGTGCGtcccaaatattttttttccctttctttgaCTTAATCGTGTTTCTATGATTACTTAGCAAGGAAACCTAGGGCTACCTTTGCAAACATATACACTGAATCACTTACTTTTTATTAATTCTTTGTTTTTGGTCACTCTAAATCTTACCAGAGGTGAGACAGAAAGGGGCGGATTTGAGAGTTGAACCAAAGACTTCATAGTTTACTATTTAATGTCCCCACTAATTAAACTTAGTTTTAGTtatatggaaaaaaaaacaaagtttaATACATTTAAGAGATTCTCATTATATAATTCTACTGTGTTAATGCTAATCTAAGTTCTCAGTTCAATCCAGCAAAGGAAACACATGGGTTCAAAATATTTTACCAGTTGCACCTAGATCATATGCCGATGCATTTAAATCCTGCAACTTTGCAACATTTAAAAATGATTATAAGAATTAGTTAGAATTCACTTAAACTTAGAAGGTTCCAATCAGATTACAAAAATTCTTTAGAATCACAAATGACAATGATTACTAAAAAAATTATTGCATATTGCATATTGATCAAATTTACGAAATTAAAGCATCTGATTGTGAAACTTGCACTTGAATAATCAACCTTGTTCTTCTCTTTCTACTAATTGTTCAATGAAACTAGAGCTGCAAACGAACCGAGTCGCTTGCAagcggctcgagtcaagcttgactcgagctcgagctggctcgagtcgaaattgagctcgaactcgagctcaagaTATTAAGTTCCGGCTCGCGAGTTcgagtgtatatatatatatatatatattatttttttattttaagtatatatattttttattttttattttaatagtaaaattatatatatccttaatattttattatttattaagaaaaaaaatattattttatttattttttaaaaaataaaataaaattattttttatttttttcgagttcgaactcgctcgaatcaagtcgagctcgagctcgagcttgaaattgtcggctcgtcgagctcgagctcgaattcgagttcaCTAAAATTATGTCaagactcggctcgattaggccaaaactcaactcgactcggctcgtttgcagccctaaatGGAACTTATTCACAGGCAATAAACAAAAcgattttagcttccaagattgaagaaataataaaaaaaaaaggtgttgggaaaaaaaaaaacaaagcaaaccCCTGCCAGCTGCACCCATTACTTCTCAATGTTCTCATGCACAGCCTAGGTTTAAGGAGAAACCCATGTGATCTGTCATGTGACAACACCCTTCTTTGATCACCAAACACGGGCTAAAATTCATCACCCTCATTATAAAATTGGAAGATTGTCATCCATGATAGTAATTTTTTTAGTATGTGGTAGCGTAACTAATAAATTTCCTCGAAAAGGGAAACTACTCTTCTTGTCCTCTTCTTGTTTAACGAGCATTTATCCTTCTGTTATGGCATCCCTATCTAGTCAATCAAGATTCAAGAACATGTGGTCTCTTATATCAATTTAGATATGGATCCATATCCGTCGAAAAGATATATTTTCATACTTGAATCGGACATCGATTCGGTCGAACTTAGGGTCAGAGGTTAATGAATTCAACCAGATATCATAAATACATCATTCACACACACAAATATAAATATATCATTCTTTTTCCTGCAAATAAAATCTACAAAATATAACTAAGAACCTAGTGATCCAAATCCATATCCAATCCACCAAATTCATCCAAACttagaaaattcacaaaatagAAATCTCATACATTTTAACTTTGAAGTGTTCGTCAATTTGTTTGTCTATTTTTTTcgcattttccctctttttttgaagttttattTGGTCAACAAGTCCAAAGGTCTAACTGGtcaaagataaaaaagaaaaagtagaaaagggCGAAAAAAGAAAACCCGATTTGGTTCGGTTCTTCTGGTTCCGATCAAACCCGATCAAAAATTGAGTTTGACCAAGTTTTAAATCATCTGACTTTATGAGGTGATTCAGACCGTCTGTGTGGCCAGCTCTCGATTTGATTGATTGGTCTGATCTGAGTCTGAAAACAATGTCGAAAAGAGAGCCTTACTTGAAATATTTTCATTGCCTTCCctaaaatttgaaatgattcttaaacTACTTcatttaatccaaaattttCTACACAAAAATAGAATGATTTATACATTTTACACTAAAAATTTAATTAACAGATTTAATGGGTTCATATTGTTTTTAAACTTCCTTTATCTTTAAACTAGTAATATAATGCGGCATTGCTCGTTAACTTTTCAACATTCGATAGTTCATTAAAGTATATAATTTCTTATGTTTTATTACTTTCTTTTCAAGATTTATGTATGATTAAAGTAGAGTATGTAATTTTAGACCGGATGAAGGTCTATAGTTTGACTTGTCAAAAATCAAAGACGTAAAAGAAGTGTAAGCAGTTCAATCTTCATAGAACTTTGGCTCGTCTACTCTGCGAAGAAAATCAGAATGGATCTCCTCCCACATCTCCTAGCACTTTCAGGGCTTTTAGCTTTGTTTTTACTCTACAAACAATGGAGACCAAGGGTTGATGCCAATCCAAGAAGCAAGGCCGTATCACCCCCAGAAGCCGCAGGTGGCTGGCCTGTCATAGGCCACCTTCTTCAACTGAGTCCCAATGTcccaattgcaagaaatttaGGAGCCATGGCTGATAAATACGGTCCTGTCTTCAGCCTTCGTCTAGGAATGAGGCAAACTCTGGTGGTAAGCAGCTGGGAAGCTGTTAAAGAATGCTTTACCACAAATGACAAGGCCTTTTCTTATCGACCACCTTCTAGTTTCAATGAATACGTTGGATACAATTATGCAGCCATCGGATTTGCACCATACGGTCCTTATTGGCGCGAGATAAGAAAGATTGTTATGCTTGAACTGCTTTCGAATCGGAGGCTTGAAAGACTCAAGCATGTGAGGATATCTGAGATAGAAAACAACATCAAAGTTTTGTTCGATGGTTGGATAAGTAGCAGCAATGATCCTCCAGCAAAAGTGAATATGGGGAAGTGGTTTGAGGATCTGTTCTTGAACATAATGGTGAGGAAGATTTCTGGGACGAGATATACTGACTCTGAAGTGGGCTCAAAAAGAAATGCTCAATTTAGAAGAGTCGTTAAGGAATTTGTACATTTTTTGGGACAATTTGTTGTGTCAGATGTGATTCCATTTCCACTATTGAAGTGGATTGATATGCAGGGACATCTGAAGTCCATCAAGCGTGTCTCTAAAGAGCTTGACAGTATCATTCAGATTTGGATTGATGAGCATAATGAAAGAAGGATGAAGATTAGTGAGCAAGGGGATGAGCAACAAGACTTCATTGATGCATTGCTTTCAGTAACTAAAGATGAGTACTTATTTGGACACTCGAGGGAGACTGTAATCAAGGCCACACTAATGGTAATCCACTCTCTTCAATACTGCCTTTGCACTCTAGCTATTAGAGATTTTCTATAGTATATTTcgttttgtaatttttttttgttttttctggTACTGATTCCAGGTTGAATAAAAACATTAACTGTTTTGGAAATCTAAAATATGAATGGGAGGATATTTTGGTTAGGTACTTGTTTCTAGGGTGCCTGGACCTAGATTAGTGATATGAGCAAAGTGTTTTATGTTTGAGAGTTTGGTCAACttgtttttctaatttattCCAATGTACCAAGAAGCTTGATTGAAGAGAGTACACTCTATCGTAGAAACATCTTTGAGTGAGTTTTACTATGCTTTGCCCTCTGGCAAAGGATATCCAATATAATGCATTAGTATAGAATACAAGATTTATTTGAGAGTGTAAAATTAAGAGTCTAATCAAGGTGAATAATCTAGCATGCacggttttttttttgtagcgAGCTTGAAGTTGAGTTCAAATTTAATTCATTTATTTATCGAGTCAAACACAAAAAAATTCTGTCGAGCTGACTCAAGTTGAGCATGAATGACTAAGATTTTTTGTacacaaatttcaagttttaaGCTAATCGTGCCAAGTTCTAATTGAGCTTGCAAAGGATCACCACTCTTATAACCATTAGGTATCTCGAAGTCAAACCTAGGGTATCTACGATTCTGATAACCAATCTTATAACCATCAGTCATTCCTAAGTCATCCCTAAGAATGACAATACCTACGTCTCAAAATGTTCAATTATTGGTAATGGTATGTTTCTAGTTATTGATCTTTCTATAACTACCACATGGTTCTGTGATTAAAAGTAAACGCATTAGCGTTTAGGATCAACTCGTTAACGTTTCACTTGGGTCTTTCATCTTGCAGAGTCTTGTAATAGCAGCATTTGAAACCACATCAATTCACTTAACATGGACCTTATCCTTGCTCTTGAACAATAAGCATGTTATGAGGCAAGCGCAGGAAGAGATAGATTCAAATGTTGGCAAAGAGAGGTGGGCAGAAGAATCTGATATCAATAATTTAGTATATCTTCAAGCTATAGTGAAAGAATCAATACGATTATATCCACCAGCCCCTCTATCATTGCCACGCCAAGCCATGGAAGACTGTAATGTGAGTGGTTACCACATTTCCATGGGGACACAGTTATTTGTGAATGTGTGGAAGCTACAACGTGATCCAAGAATTTGGTCAGAGCCAGATCAGTTTCTGCCGGAGAGATTCTTGAAAGGTGAAGTCGATTTTTCTGGAAAGAATTTTGAGTTCAGCTTCACCCCTTTTGGCTCTGGTAGACGATCTTGTCCTGGAATACCATTGGCAACACAAGTGACACACCTGACACTTGCTCGGCTGCTTCAAGGTTTTGATTTGACCACACCATCAGACTTACCTGTGGACATGACTGAAGACACAAGTATTAGCATGGGTAAGGCCACTCCTTTGGAAGTAGTAATCTTGCCCCGCCTTCCAAATCATGACCTTTATGGATAGGAAGTTAATGAATCAGAACTTCAAATTATGCTTGTGCCGGAGAAACAATATGTATTGAGTTTTGACAAACTCTTATTGTATAAACAATTGATTAATAAATGTCTATTAGATTTAGAAATGCAAGCATAAATTAAGGAACCCTGATGACTATTCTTTTAGAGCCTTTTAGAGTTTTCAATTCTGAGATCTAACTGAAATCATTCGATATTGTTCGATAGAAGATTGATAGGCTCATGTGTAACTGTATTTATGTGATTAAGCATTTCCATTGGG encodes the following:
- the LOC113769008 gene encoding premnaspirodiene oxygenase-like; the protein is METTFYRTLASFDRIPTHHALRKLAQKHGALMHLQLGEICSVVVSSPRLAKEIMKTHDLAFANRTQFRAGEILDYNCLDMVLCEYGGFWRQMRKYACTLELLSAKNVRSFESIRQDEALRLIHRSRLWRLHTRVLWFAEQHLGK
- the LOC113769009 gene encoding cytochrome P450 82C2-like; protein product: MDLLPHLLALSGLLALFLLYKQWRPRVDANPRSKAVSPPEAAGGWPVIGHLLQLSPNVPIARNLGAMADKYGPVFSLRLGMRQTLVVSSWEAVKECFTTNDKAFSYRPPSSFNEYVGYNYAAIGFAPYGPYWREIRKIVMLELLSNRRLERLKHVRISEIENNIKVLFDGWISSSNDPPAKVNMGKWFEDLFLNIMVRKISGTRYTDSEVGSKRNAQFRRVVKEFVHFLGQFVVSDVIPFPLLKWIDMQGHLKSIKRVSKELDSIIQIWIDEHNERRMKISEQGDEQQDFIDALLSVTKDEYLFGHSRETVIKATLMSLVIAAFETTSIHLTWTLSLLLNNKHVMRQAQEEIDSNVGKERWAEESDINNLVYLQAIVKESIRLYPPAPLSLPRQAMEDCNVSGYHISMGTQLFVNVWKLQRDPRIWSEPDQFLPERFLKGEVDFSGKNFEFSFTPFGSGRRSCPGIPLATQVTHLTLARLLQGFDLTTPSDLPVDMTEDTSISMGKATPLEVVILPRLPNHDLYG